A window of Juglans regia cultivar Chandler chromosome 7, Walnut 2.0, whole genome shotgun sequence contains these coding sequences:
- the LOC108984606 gene encoding stearoyl-[acyl-carrier-protein] 9-desaturase, chloroplastic isoform X2, producing the protein MHREVDNPKKPFTPPREVHVQVTHSMPPQKIEIFKSMEDWAEQNILVHLKPVEKCWQPQDFLPDPASDGFHDQVKELRERVKEIPDDYLVVLVGDMITEEALPTYQTMINTLDGVRDETGASPTSWAIWTRAWTAEENRHGDLLNKYLYLTGRVDMRQIEKTIQYLIGSGMDPRTENSPYLGFIYTAFQERATFISHGNTARLAKEHGDMNLAQICGTIASDEKRHETAYTKIVEKLLEIDPDGTVLAFADMMRKKISMPAHLMYDGRDDNLFEHFSAVAQRLGVYTAKDYADILEFLVGRWKVEKLTGLSAEGQKAQDYVCGLPPRIRKLEERAQGRAKQAPTIPFSWIFDRNVKL; encoded by the exons ATGCACAGGGAGGTTGACAATCCAAAGAAGCCTTTTACACCACCTCGGGAGGTTCATGTTCAAGTCACCCACTCGATGCCACCGCAAAAAATTGAGATCTTTAAATCCATGGAAGATTGGGCTGAACAGAATATTTTGGTTCACCTGAAGCCAGTTGAGAAGTGTTGGCAACCACAGGATTTCCTGCCAGACCCTGCCTCTGATGGTTTTCACGATCAAGTCAAGGAATTAAGGGAGAGGGTAAAGGAGATTCCAGATGATTACCTTGTTGTTTTGGTTGGGGATATGATTACAGAAGAAGCCCTTCCAACTTATCAAACAATGATTAATACCTTGGATGGAGTTCGGGATGAAACAGGTGCAAGCCCTACTTCTTGGGCAATTTGGACAAGGGCATGGACAGCTGAAGAAAACAGGCACGGGGACCTACTCAATAAGTATCTCTACCTTACCGGACGAGTAGACATGAGGCAAATTGAGAAGACAATTCAGTATTTGATTGGGTCAGGAATG GATCCTCGAACAGAAAATAGTCCCTACCTTGGATTCATCTATACTGCTTTCCAAGAAAGGGCAACCTTTATCTCCCATGGGAACACTGCCAGACTTGCCAAGGAGCATGGGGACATGAATTTGGCACAAATATGTGGCACAATTGCATCAGACGAGAAACGCCATGAAACTGCCTACACCAAGATAGTTGAGAAGCTATTGGAGATTGATCCTGATGGAACTGTCTTGGCATTTGCTGACATGATGAGGAAGAAAATCTCCATGCCAGCCCACCTGATGTATGATGGCCGTGATGATAATCTTTTTGAGCACTTTTCAGCTGTTGCACAGCGGCTAGGGGTTTACACTGCCAAGGACTATGCCGATATATTGGAGTTTTTGGTCGGCAGATGGAAAGTGGAGAAGCTAACCGGCCTTTCAGCCGAGGGGCAAAAAGCACAGGATTATGTTTGTGGGTTACCTCCAAGAATTAGAAAGCTAGAGGAGAGAGCTCAAGGGAGGGCCAAGCAAGCTCCCACCATTCCGTTCAGTTGGATTTTTGATAGAAATGTGAAGCTCTAA
- the LOC108984606 gene encoding stearoyl-[acyl-carrier-protein] 9-desaturase, chloroplastic isoform X3: MPPQKIEIFKSMEDWAEQNILVHLKPVEKCWQPQDFLPDPASDGFHDQVKELRERVKEIPDDYLVVLVGDMITEEALPTYQTMINTLDGVRDETGASPTSWAIWTRAWTAEENRHGDLLNKYLYLTGRVDMRQIEKTIQYLIGSGMDPRTENSPYLGFIYTAFQERATFISHGNTARLAKEHGDMNLAQICGTIASDEKRHETAYTKIVEKLLEIDPDGTVLAFADMMRKKISMPAHLMYDGRDDNLFEHFSAVAQRLGVYTAKDYADILEFLVGRWKVEKLTGLSAEGQKAQDYVCGLPPRIRKLEERAQGRAKQAPTIPFSWIFDRNVKL, from the exons ATGCCACCGCAAAAAATTGAGATCTTTAAATCCATGGAAGATTGGGCTGAACAGAATATTTTGGTTCACCTGAAGCCAGTTGAGAAGTGTTGGCAACCACAGGATTTCCTGCCAGACCCTGCCTCTGATGGTTTTCACGATCAAGTCAAGGAATTAAGGGAGAGGGTAAAGGAGATTCCAGATGATTACCTTGTTGTTTTGGTTGGGGATATGATTACAGAAGAAGCCCTTCCAACTTATCAAACAATGATTAATACCTTGGATGGAGTTCGGGATGAAACAGGTGCAAGCCCTACTTCTTGGGCAATTTGGACAAGGGCATGGACAGCTGAAGAAAACAGGCACGGGGACCTACTCAATAAGTATCTCTACCTTACCGGACGAGTAGACATGAGGCAAATTGAGAAGACAATTCAGTATTTGATTGGGTCAGGAATG GATCCTCGAACAGAAAATAGTCCCTACCTTGGATTCATCTATACTGCTTTCCAAGAAAGGGCAACCTTTATCTCCCATGGGAACACTGCCAGACTTGCCAAGGAGCATGGGGACATGAATTTGGCACAAATATGTGGCACAATTGCATCAGACGAGAAACGCCATGAAACTGCCTACACCAAGATAGTTGAGAAGCTATTGGAGATTGATCCTGATGGAACTGTCTTGGCATTTGCTGACATGATGAGGAAGAAAATCTCCATGCCAGCCCACCTGATGTATGATGGCCGTGATGATAATCTTTTTGAGCACTTTTCAGCTGTTGCACAGCGGCTAGGGGTTTACACTGCCAAGGACTATGCCGATATATTGGAGTTTTTGGTCGGCAGATGGAAAGTGGAGAAGCTAACCGGCCTTTCAGCCGAGGGGCAAAAAGCACAGGATTATGTTTGTGGGTTACCTCCAAGAATTAGAAAGCTAGAGGAGAGAGCTCAAGGGAGGGCCAAGCAAGCTCCCACCATTCCGTTCAGTTGGATTTTTGATAGAAATGTGAAGCTCTAA
- the LOC108984606 gene encoding stearoyl-[acyl-carrier-protein] 9-desaturase, chloroplastic isoform X1, producing MALKLCFSPSQPPKLPSFALPQKSSLRSPKFFMASTLRPGSKEVDNPKKPFTPPREVHVQVTHSMPPQKIEIFKSMEDWAEQNILVHLKPVEKCWQPQDFLPDPASDGFHDQVKELRERVKEIPDDYLVVLVGDMITEEALPTYQTMINTLDGVRDETGASPTSWAIWTRAWTAEENRHGDLLNKYLYLTGRVDMRQIEKTIQYLIGSGMDPRTENSPYLGFIYTAFQERATFISHGNTARLAKEHGDMNLAQICGTIASDEKRHETAYTKIVEKLLEIDPDGTVLAFADMMRKKISMPAHLMYDGRDDNLFEHFSAVAQRLGVYTAKDYADILEFLVGRWKVEKLTGLSAEGQKAQDYVCGLPPRIRKLEERAQGRAKQAPTIPFSWIFDRNVKL from the exons ATGGCTCTCAAACTCTGTTTTTCCCCTTCTCAACCTCCAAAGCTGCCTTCTTTTGCTCTCCCACAGAAGTCCAGCCTCAGATCTCCCAAGTTCTTCATGGCCTCAACCCTTCGCCCTGGCTCCAA GGAGGTTGACAATCCAAAGAAGCCTTTTACACCACCTCGGGAGGTTCATGTTCAAGTCACCCACTCGATGCCACCGCAAAAAATTGAGATCTTTAAATCCATGGAAGATTGGGCTGAACAGAATATTTTGGTTCACCTGAAGCCAGTTGAGAAGTGTTGGCAACCACAGGATTTCCTGCCAGACCCTGCCTCTGATGGTTTTCACGATCAAGTCAAGGAATTAAGGGAGAGGGTAAAGGAGATTCCAGATGATTACCTTGTTGTTTTGGTTGGGGATATGATTACAGAAGAAGCCCTTCCAACTTATCAAACAATGATTAATACCTTGGATGGAGTTCGGGATGAAACAGGTGCAAGCCCTACTTCTTGGGCAATTTGGACAAGGGCATGGACAGCTGAAGAAAACAGGCACGGGGACCTACTCAATAAGTATCTCTACCTTACCGGACGAGTAGACATGAGGCAAATTGAGAAGACAATTCAGTATTTGATTGGGTCAGGAATG GATCCTCGAACAGAAAATAGTCCCTACCTTGGATTCATCTATACTGCTTTCCAAGAAAGGGCAACCTTTATCTCCCATGGGAACACTGCCAGACTTGCCAAGGAGCATGGGGACATGAATTTGGCACAAATATGTGGCACAATTGCATCAGACGAGAAACGCCATGAAACTGCCTACACCAAGATAGTTGAGAAGCTATTGGAGATTGATCCTGATGGAACTGTCTTGGCATTTGCTGACATGATGAGGAAGAAAATCTCCATGCCAGCCCACCTGATGTATGATGGCCGTGATGATAATCTTTTTGAGCACTTTTCAGCTGTTGCACAGCGGCTAGGGGTTTACACTGCCAAGGACTATGCCGATATATTGGAGTTTTTGGTCGGCAGATGGAAAGTGGAGAAGCTAACCGGCCTTTCAGCCGAGGGGCAAAAAGCACAGGATTATGTTTGTGGGTTACCTCCAAGAATTAGAAAGCTAGAGGAGAGAGCTCAAGGGAGGGCCAAGCAAGCTCCCACCATTCCGTTCAGTTGGATTTTTGATAGAAATGTGAAGCTCTAA